The stretch of DNA caacaagcgctcttttaatgtcactagcttgacatccttcATTCTTGCTCAACTTAATTTCTGAATCTCCTTCTCTTTGTCCCAAGGGCCTCCCAAATAATGCTTTGCCCTGTGACCGTTTGCTGTGAAATTGttctttgttgcttcatctagGAGTTCAAGGCTTCCATAAGGGAGAAGCTTTGTCACCAAGTAGGAGCCAGTCCATTTGGACTTGAGTTTGCCAGGGAAAACTTTGAGCCTGGAGTTATACAAGAGTACTTGCTGTCCTGGTTTGAACTCTTTCTTTGAGATCCTTTTGTCATGCCACATCTTAGCTTTTTCCTTATATATCTTagcattttcataggcttccAGTCTAAACTCATCCAACTCATTTAGTTGTAGTAGCATTTTCTCTCCTGCTACTTGAGAATCAAGGTTGAGGAGTTTAGTGGCCCAAAAGGCTTTAtgctcaagctctacagggaggtGACAAGACTTGCCATATAATAACTAAAAAGGAGACTTTCCAATAGGAGTTTTGAATTCTATTCTttatgcccagagagcatctTCTAATTTTTTGGCCTAATCCTTTCTTGTGTTCCCCACTATTTTCTCCAAAATCCTCTTCAACTCCCTATTTGCAAGCTCTACTTGGCCATTAGTCTGTGGAAGATATGGTGTGGCTACTTTATGTATCACCCCATATTTGTGAAGTAGTTTCTGCATCTGTTTGTTGCAAAAATTACTACCACCATCACTGACAAGACCCTTAGGCACTCCATATCTAGTAAAAATGTGCTTCTTAAGGAATTGAAGGATAATTTGTGCATCACATGTGGTTGTTGCTATGGCTTTCACCCACTTTGAGACATACTCTACTGCCACAAGTATGTATTTGAAAGAATATAAAGGTGGAAAAGGGCCCATAAAATCTATGCCCCAAAGATCAAAGAGTTCTACCTCCAAGATGTAGTTCTGAGGTATCTCATTCCTTCTTGTTAATCCTCCAGCTCTTTGGCACTCATTGCATTGATAAACAAACTCTCTAGCATCCTTGAATatggttggccaataaaatccgcTTTGAAGTACTTTggctgctgttctttctggCCCAAAATGTCCACTATAAGCTGAACTATGACAATGCCACAGTATGTCTCTCATCTCACTCTTAGAAACACATTTTCTAATCATTCCATCTGGACACCTCCTGAATAAGAATGGTTCATCCCATAAGAATTTCTTGGCCTCATTGAGcagcttcttcacttgttgcttgTGAATTCTTGAGGAATCTTCCTTCcaaccttgtagtttgcaatatctacAAACCAGGGGGCTTGTTGGATTTGTAAAAGGTGTTCATCTGGAAAGCTTTCATTCACTGGATGTAAAGCTTCTTGATTTGTTTCTTGTGGCAGCCTTGATAAATGATCAGCAACTTGATTTTCACTCCTtttcctatcctttatttcaatgtcaaactcttgtaggagCAATATCCATCagataagtcttggtttggcatcctgttttgacatcaaatacttaagggcagcatggtcagtataaactACAATCTTAGATCTAAtcaagtatgatctaaacttatcaaatgcataaaccacagcAAATAATTTCTTCTCTATTGTGGTGTAATTTTTCTGAGCTTCATTTAATACTTTGCTTGCATAATAGATGACATGGTGTAAATTGCCCTTCCTTTTTCCCAACACAGCACCAATTGTAaggtcacttgcatcacacatgagttcaaaaggtaatTCCCAATctgggggtgtgatgattggtgctgttgtgagtttggtttttaaagtttcaaaggcatgcttACAACtttcatcaaaaataaaaagattatcaACCACCAGCAAATTGCTTAATGGTttggctatttttgaaaaatccttgatGAATCTTCTATAGAATCCAACATGTCctaagaaacttctaacagctCTCACATTAGTTGGTGAAGGAAGTTTCTCTATGAtttctacctttgccttatcaacttctatccctcttcttgaaactttgtgaccaagaacaattcctTTGGGtaccataaaatggcatttttcccaatttaaaatcaaattggatTCTTGGCATCATTTCAAGACTAGGGTAAGATGATGCAAGCAAGCATTGAAAGTGTcaccaaaaatagagaaatcatccatgaacacttcaataaatttttctaccatgtctgagaaaattgatagcatgcatctttgaaatgTAGCTGGAGCATTACACAATCCAAATGGCATCCATCTATATGCAAAGACTCTAAAGGGGCAGGTGAAAGATGTCTTCTCTTGATTCATGGGGTCAACTACTATTTGATTATAGCCCGAATATCCATCAAGAAAACAGTAATGTGCATGGCCGGCTagcctttcaagcatttggtcaATGAAAGGGAGGGGAAAGTGATCTTTGCGTGTGGCATCGTTCAGCttcctgtagtcaatacacatcctccatcctgtcacagttcttgtgggaatgagctcatttttctcattaacaattacaGTCATCCCACCTTTCTTTGGCACCACTTGAACCGGGCTTATCCATGAGCTGTCAGAAATAAGATAGATGATCCCTGCATTCCATAACTTCATTACTTCTTTCTGAACAACTTCTTTCATTGTGGGGTTTAgccttctctgaggttgaaccactggtttggaatTGTCCTTCAAAagtatcttgtgcatgcatatggcagggcttatgcctttcaagtcatcaatggtc from Arachis duranensis cultivar V14167 chromosome 4, aradu.V14167.gnm2.J7QH, whole genome shotgun sequence encodes:
- the LOC107484660 gene encoding uncharacterized protein LOC107484660: MLLQLNELDEFRLEAYENAKIYKEKAKMWHDKRISKKEFKPGQQVLLYNSRLKVFPGKLKSKWTGSYLVTKLLPYGSLELLDEATKNNFTANGHRAKHYLGGPWDKEKEIQKLS